The stretch of DNA ccgcgttaagctaacgcttccgctttcggtctacgagggtacatggacacactctccccctctcattgctatgcatctcctagatagatcttgcgtgatcgtaggaatttttttaaaattgcatgctacgttccccaacaatttaCTTTGTTTGTTACATCATTTCCATAACCCGAACCCGAATAAGAGTGTGACATAATGGCTAGTCTACACCTAAGCCAAAAACTGAGGTTGCTCTCTTACCTAACTGTATCCTGTACATACTGAAAGCGTCAAACTCAAAGCATACTCAGCAAATCGACAACGCCACTGAATAAATGCCCATCTCCTTAGTAGCTAAGCAAGCCCATGAAAATAGAACCTTCCCTCTGCAGTGGCGTCTTTCTGCACCAGACTGTCTCTTATAAAGTAATAAAGCACAATTTGGCTCCTTGCCTTCCTGCTTCCAGACCATGGGTCAAGGAAACTATAGAACACACATCAAGAATCTAAGCATCCAAAAAGGCATCTCGCCATTCCATTCATGAACCCTCAAATATTGCAAGTGTATACAGGAAGCAGAGGTCCAAAGTACTTACAATCAGTGGAGCACGGCGAGCTAGACGCCGTTCCAGCAAGATTGGCTGGGTCGGCAATTTCGATTTGCAATGAGTCGGAGATTCGACCGAGGGGCTTTATGGCAAAGAAGAATGTCGTGAGGAGAAGCCGTGCGAGAGGGCAGCACAAGGGGCTGAGGAGGAGGTTTCATGGACAGAGACAACATCGGGGATCAGATCGGATGGGAAAAGCGCGACATCCGTGATGGCGGATCCGGAGGACGCCAAGATGAGAAGAAACGTAATTGCAGTCGCGGATGCTCGGAGGGGTAGTAGTGAAGGGTGTCGTCGCGCCGCTTGCGACCGTGTCGGGACCATCTGGAGATGGGGAGCAGCCACCGGTGGCTGCGAGTAAGCGTGCACCACCGTCGCCATGAGCAGCTACACCGCGGGTGGTTGCGGTCGCGGGTGTTGGGTCACCGCCACGCCACCTAGAGCGATGCCTCGCGCCGGTTGCGGTCGTTGCGGCGGAGCCGAGCGGGCGCCGCCACTCTGTCCGTGCGTTGATTATGGCGGCGACAGGATCAGGGGCTAGGGCTAAGGGTCGGGAGGAAGGGGAGATGGGGTGGGGGCATGTGTGGTCGTGGCCTCGTGGGGGCATGTGTGCCTTTGGGAGACCGGAAGAGGAACCGTGACGGGAGATTAAAAACACCAGAATGGAAGGTGGGGACGTGGGGTTTGATAGTGAAAAAAATCGGTGGGATTCCTTTGATCGTGGAGCCTAGATACAATGAACGACTCCTATTTTATGAGGAGAGATATAATACTTTTACAGTAAGATTTGTTTGTCATGGTTTACTTGTTAATTTCCTTAAAATTCGTTATTTTTTCCTGAAAATATATTATGTGTTTCCTAAAGCAAATTGTATTGATAGGAGTACGTTAGGAAAGTGTTGATTTCTTTGGGGGGGAAAGTGAAGAGAAAGATAAACTAATGGGTAAGAAACCAATGGTACAACGGTGGTGTGAGGTGAGAGGAAATAAAACTGGACGAAAATAAAATCGGAGTATCAGGCTACTAACCGCTCTATTAGGAGTAGAGGTAATCTGGATGAAAAACTGTTGAATGGAGTTATTTGCCTCAGAAATGTTTAAGTAGAGGGTGAAAACAGGAATTCTTTTGGAAAAAGAAAACAGAAGCAGAAGGATAGCATTCGGCCCATACAGAAAATGTGAGCCGATAAAGGGCCTATAGATATCTGGGGCAGTCGCAAACCACTTCGTTCGGCTCTTCCTCACGTCAAGTGCTCAAGGTCCGCTTTCCCCCACCCTCTCGGAGTATCGCGGCGTCCTGCGAGCTGCAAGCAAGGCGATCCGATGCCGGGGAGCGCCATCAGCGGAGGCGCGGCAAGGGCGGCCGCGGTCGCGTGGTGGCTGCAGCGCCACCAGCGACTGCCTCCGCCGGCGGACCTCCTGCCACGCAGCCTCCTTGACCGCGCGGTGGAGCTCGCCAGCaagaccgccgccgccgccgccccggatCTGGACCAGGACCTGCCCTGCTCCCTCGGCTCGTCCTCCCTCCCTGACCTCTGCGACGGCTTGGTTGGTAATTAGTGCGTACGGGTCTAGCAGGAGGGTGGCGGATTCGTTGTGCGGTTCCGCGATGTTCTCAGATTGGATAGCCAGAGCTAGACTACCCTAAATGTTGTTCTAGTATGTCAATAACGGTCCCTGGTTATGCTTGATTTTCATCCTTATGTGAAACTCATGTCTATTCACACTGTGGGTCCTTGGAATACCTGATTTCTGCCAAAGCTGCTACCTAGAAATGTTCATGTTATTTCAGTACGCAATAAGAATTTGATTTGGGCTACGAAAGTATGAAAGTATAAATGAATTGACAGAAATAATAGAGTTTGTGTTGCATATGGGCCAGGCTCcatgctactccctccgttcctaaatataagaccttttagagATTCCTCTATGAACTACATA from Triticum urartu cultivar G1812 chromosome 3, Tu2.1, whole genome shotgun sequence encodes:
- the LOC125544749 gene encoding uncharacterized protein LOC125544749, with amino-acid sequence MPGSAISGGAARAAAVAWWLQRHQRLPPPADLLPRSLLDRAVELASKTAAAAAPDLDQDLPCSLGSSSLPDLCDGLVGN